In Hahella sp. HNIBRBA332, the genomic window TCCGAAATCTGGCGGAGCAGACCGGGCAGCCTCCGCAATGGAACTTTCATAAATATGTGGTAGACAAGGAAGGTCGCGTGGTCGCCGCATTTCCCAGTCGCACTACGCCGGAAGACCCGGACTTCATCGCTGCAGTGGAAAGCGTTCTCTAGGCCCGGTCCGTCCGAGCTTTACCCCGGCCCCGCGCCGGGCTATGTTTAGCCCTGTTGGGCCGCTTAATGTCAGCGGCCCTGTCCAGGCCGGCATATGCCGGCGAACGCACAGCTATTCATACACTGAGGAAAGTTCGTGGCTCATATCGTCGTGCTCAGCGGCGCTGGCATAAGCGCCGAAAGCGGCCTGCCTACGTTCCGGGACGTGGGCGGACTATGGAAACAATACAGCGTACATGATCTGGCGTCTCCCGGCGGCTGGGAGCGCAACCCGCAACTGGTGCTGGAGTTTTACAACACCCGTCGTCAACAGGCGCGGGAGGCCCAACCCAACGCTGCGCACATGGCCCTCGCCGAGCTGGAGACGCAGCATCGCGTCACCGTCATCACCCAGAATATCGACAATCTGCACGAACGCGCAGGCTCTACGCATGTCGTGCATCTTCACGGTGAGATCATGAAAGCGCGCAGCAGTGTCGATGAAGGTTATCTGGTTGATCTGGACGACCGGGACATCGCCCTGGGCGATCTCTGCCCCCAAGGCAAACAGATGCGCCCGCATGTGGTCTGGTTTGGGGAAATGGTGCCCATGTTGGAAGCCGCCGCGGATATTCTCGCCACAGCGGACGCTTTGCTGGTGGTCGGCACCTCCCTGCAGGTGTATCCCGCCGCGGGTCTGGTGGATTGTGCGCCAGCAAGCTGTTCAATAACGGTAATCGATCCCGGCGAGCACGTAAAAGTCAAAGGCGCCACGATTATCCGTAAAACCGCCTGCGCCGGCGTACCTGAATGGATCGCATCCCTTAAGCTATGATTTATCAGGGGAAAACAGACGCAAGTCAAATTACCTTCCCTGACTGACGATACTATGGAATATGCTGGGCGGCGTTGCGACCTGCGTTCGCCGTTCAGCGTCATCAACCCAATCGGAAAACCTCGCACGCGCCGACGGGACGAAGCATGGATAACGATAACGCAACACTCATCAAGCAAGCCTGCGCCGACTATGGCAATGATCCGCGCCGGATGATGGACATCCTGTGGCAAGTGCAGGACAGGCTGCGCTGCATCGATGGCGAAGCGATGTCGCTGATCGCCTCTCTTACCGGGACCTACCGGGTGGAAGTGGAAGGCGTCGTCAGTTTCTACGCTTTTTTCTCCGACAAACGCAAAGGCGATATCACGATTCGCTTGTGTGATGACATCGTCGACCGTCATGCAGGCGCGCAAGCCGTCGCTGAGGCGTTTTCCGACGCTCTCGGAATCCAGCCGGGCGAAACCAGCGCCGACGGCGGTTTTTCCCTGGAGTTTACGCCCTGCATCGGCATGTGCGATCAGGCGCCTGCGGCATTAATCAACGATGTGGTCGTCACCCGTCTGACGCCAGCCAAAGTCAAAAGCATCCTGCGAACCCTGCGCAAGACCAAAGACCCGCAAGCGCTGATCGGCCAAACCGGCGATGGCGCCAACAGCCACCCTTTGGTCAAGGCCATGGTGCGCAACAATATTCGCCAGCCTGGACCGGTTCTTTTGACCGACGCCAATCCAGAACAAGGCCTGCAAGCCGCTTTGCAATTATCGCCGCAGGAAGTGATCACCCAGATTGAGGAATCGCTTCTGCGCGGACGCGGCGGCGCAGGGTTCCCTACTGGCAGAAAATGGCGACTGGCGGCGAATACTCCCGCCGAAGAGCGTTACGTCATCTGCAACGCCGATGAAGGCGAACCCGGCACTTTCAAGGACCGCGTTCTGCTGACCGAGAAAC contains:
- a CDS encoding Sir2 family NAD-dependent protein deacetylase, with translation MAHIVVLSGAGISAESGLPTFRDVGGLWKQYSVHDLASPGGWERNPQLVLEFYNTRRQQAREAQPNAAHMALAELETQHRVTVITQNIDNLHERAGSTHVVHLHGEIMKARSSVDEGYLVDLDDRDIALGDLCPQGKQMRPHVVWFGEMVPMLEAAADILATADALLVVGTSLQVYPAAGLVDCAPASCSITVIDPGEHVKVKGATIIRKTACAGVPEWIASLKL